The following proteins are encoded in a genomic region of Channa argus isolate prfri chromosome 3, Channa argus male v1.0, whole genome shotgun sequence:
- the LOC137123210 gene encoding C-type lectin domain family 10 member A-like, whose amino-acid sequence MSYNNVTKENNQLQISYNNMMEEQNQIRKRFEDMTNKLNDLQRDLSKVCCDGWVKFGTACYCISTVQKTRQESRQEYLNKGADLVIINSIEEQVSRNEKLQIKLRLAVNLQVLLIRGLCDY is encoded by the exons ATGAGCTACAACAATGTgactaaagaaaataatcaattacAAATCAGTTACAACAATATGATGGAAGAACAAAATCAGATTAGAAAAAGATTTGAAGACATGACCAACAAGTTAAATGATCTTCAGAGAGATCTTT CAAAAGTTTGCTGTGATGGATGGGTGAAGTTTGGCACAGCTTGCTATTGCATATCTACTGTGCAGAAGACCAGGCAGGAGAGCAGACAGGAGTACTTGAACAAAGGAGCTGACCTAGTGATCATCAACAGTATAGAGGAACAGGTGAGTagaaatgaaaaattacaaatcaAACTCAGATTAGCAGTCAATCTGCAAGTATTATTAATCAGAGGACTCTGCGATTATTAA
- the LOC137124031 gene encoding C-type lectin domain family 10 member A-like, producing MSEDLYAKLDLTKKVRFQKSENKDKNTEVCDDTDNSASKDTSTIYDNYCVEGSTPPKLDDSTTEDQQQIVSVSVNSHERNLVKAAAVFLVLLCLFLLAAVIVMWIQNTSLLCEMKTLNISLTTERDQLQISYNKMQNNFTTLSREQEQLQKNYSRIQNLNTNLTQRTEQLEEEKQNLGVFNSNLTQQRDQLKQQLETSRCIGNCTRFGNSCLFISNSTKTWNESNQVCNGLGGQLVIINTQEKQDFLSSTLGKSSWIGLTDQQNEGVWKWVDGTVVNRTFWPSPQPDNWLGNENCAQISKQYTAPNNWNDLSCNSQLNFVCEKIW from the exons ATGTCTGAAGATCTTTATGCCAAGCTGGACCTCACCAAGAAAGTTAGATttcagaaaagtgaaaataaagacaaaaacacagaagtcTGTGATGACACTGATAATTCAGCTAGCAAGGATACTTCAACAATTTACGACAACTATTGTGTGGAGGGGAGCACTCCTCCGAAATTAGATGACAGCACCACTGAAGACCAACAGCAAA TTGTTTCTGTCAGTGTGAATTCACATGAGAGGAATTTAGTCAAAGCTGCTGCAGTTTTTCTGGTGCTGCTGTGTCTTTTCCTCCTGGCTGCAGTCATTGTCATGT GGATTCAAAACACAAGTCTTCTCTGTGAAATGAAAACCCTCAATATCAGCCTGACCACAGAGAGAGACCAACTACAAATAAGctacaacaaaatgcaaaacaacttTACCACCCTTAGCAGGGAGCAAGAACAACTCCAGAAAAATTACAGTCGCATTCAAAATCTCAATACTAACCTGACCCAAAGGACAGAACAgttggaggaagaaaaacaaaatttgggTGTCTTCAACAGCAACCTCACCCAACAGAGAGATCAACTAAAACAGCAGCTTG AGACTTCACGCTGTATAGGAAATTGTACAAGGTTTGGCAATAGCTGTTTGTTCATTTCAAACTCAACAAAAACCTGGAATGAAAGTAACCAGGTCTGTAATGGTCTTGGTGGACAGCTGGtgataataaacacacaagagAAACAG GATTTCCTCAGTTCAACATTAGGGAAGAGCTCCTGGATTGGTCTGACTGATCAACAGAATGAAGGAGTCTGGAAATGGGTAGATGGAACAGTGGTCAACAGGAC GTTCTGGCCAAGTCCACAGCCAGATAACTGGCTGGGAAATGAAAACTGTGCTCAGATTTCAAAACAATATACTGCTCCAAATAACTGGAATGATTTATCCTGCAATAGTCaattaaattttgtttgtgAGAAAATTTGGTAA
- the LOC137124141 gene encoding CD209 antigen-like protein E, which yields MKMTNYVNEQPRHGQKCSSDTNQTGHTADQHSPEQVAALAKDGSQKFGVDGDRRTIQLIVFSFGILCVIQATLNFSLRLALHFSRESSHTDCNKTGFGDQNQIPRPGQCDGLMERTLALTNDRDALEKRNTELNSKIKELEEEKARLKMQLRWLNGCTSSQTCPADWREIKSRCYFLSRESKTWEESRKYCQSRGADLVVINSEQEQRDLYRLDGDSVLLFWIGLSDTDGTYKWVDGSPLTRSFWESGQPNDGGPDNKEDCVEMYHLRPQLANWNDADCGKQQRWMCEKDPCNS from the exons ATGAAGATGACAAACTATGTTAATGAGCAACCAAGGCATGGACAGAAATGCAGCAGTGATACAAATCAAACAG GACACACGGCAGACCAGCACAGCCCAGAGCAGGTGGCAGCTCTCGCGAAGGACGGCAGTCAAAAATTTGGTGTTGATGGCG ACAGAAGAACCATACAGCTGATTGTCTTCAGCTTTGGCATCCTGTGTGTCATACAAGCCACTCTCAATTTTTCTTTACGTCTTGCAT TGCACTTTAGCAGAGAATCAAGTCACACAGACTGCAACAAAACTGGTTTTGGTGACCAAAACCAAATACCAAGGCCAGGTCAATGCGATGGATTAATGGAAAGAACACTGGCTTTGACTAACGACAGAGACGCgcttgaaaaaagaaacactgaactCAACAGCAAGATAAAGGAGCTGGAAGAAGAGAAGGCCAGGCTCAAAATGCAGCTGAGAT GGCTGAATGGTTGCACGTCCTCTCAGACGTGTCCAGCAGACTGGAGGGAGATAAAGTCCAGATGTTACTTCCTCTCCAGAGAAAGTAAGACATGGgaggaaagcagaaaatacTGTCAGAGTAGAGGAGCTGATCTCGTGGTGATCAACAGTGAGCAGGAACAG AGAGACTTATACCGTCTGGATGGGGACAGCGTTCTTTTGTTCTGGATTGGTCTGAGTGACACAGATGGGACCTACAAATGGGTAGATGGATCTCCACTGACCAGATC ATTTTGGGAGTCTGGTCAGCCAAATGACGGTGGCCCTGACAACAAAGAGGACTGTGTGGAGATGTATCACTTGAGGCCTCAGCTGGCCAACTGGAATGATGCCGACTGTGGAAAACAACAGCGCTGGATGTGTGAAAAAGATCCATGTAACAGTTGA